In Thermococcus gorgonarius, the genomic window CGAGGCGGAGGGGAAGTTGGCTGAAATTCAGTGGATGCCCTTGCCCAAGGAAAGGAGAAAGACGAGGGTCTACGCCATAGACGGTAGTCAGGGGAAGCAGAGACTCAGCGGGACGATATTCTACGCGGTTTCAAGCTACGCCTTCGGCAACGGGCCCGCTTACAGGCTGGTCTATACCAACGCCATGCTCTACAACCAGGGGATTTCAGACCAGATTATAAGGCTCCAGATGGAAACGCTGGAGAACAAGCTCGGCTACCTTGCCGCCAAACTTGGTGAAGTCGACTACGTGATGATGGACGGGACTTTAACGGGCTCCTTAACGAGGCCACCCGTTTATCCCGAGAGTGTGAAGGGCCTGACGACCATAGAGAACGCCCTCGGTAAAGAGAAGCTCAAGGAGCTCATTAAAAAGTTCGTTCGCCTTCTTGATGAGCATTACAAAGAACTTGGAGACCAGCTTCAGGATAAGGGAAAGGTTAACGGCGGTGTGATCCTTGCCGATGAAAAACTGACCGATTTCGAGGAGTTCTACTCCGCCATGGAGGGCTACAAGGTCAGGGACTTCGCGGGAACTACGCCGAGGAGCGTTAGAATCTCCGGAAAAACGCTGGATCAGTACCTGAAAGGGGAGAAGACCGCCGAGGAGATATTCCAGGAGCTCTTAAACGAGTACGGTGAGGAGAGGGAGCTTTCCCTCGACGATGCCCGCAACGCCGTTCACGTGGTTCTTAGTTATCTCGAATACCTCTACTCCCTTGAGAAGCTCCTCAGGGTTAGCTTAGTTTACGTGGCCAAGAGCTTTTACAACAGAAAGCTGACCGGAAAGCTTGGTATTGACATCGTTGACGTTCCCTACCTGGATGCCTACCTGAGAAAGCGCTTTGGTGAGGAGATTCCCGGTTATTACGTCATAACACAGGGAGGAAACGCAATAAGCCACCGGATGCCCAAGCCTCTGAGGGACACCTTCCCTCTGGTTGAACATTACATCGAGCACGGTGTCCCGATGGCTTACATAAGGACGATGAAAGGCGGAGTAATTTACCTCCTCCAGAGCAACAGAGAAATCAACGACGAGCTTTTGAGTGAAATCCTCTGGCATGAAAGCAACGGCTACTTCAGGCCGCTCCAGAGGGCCCACGAGGGGGTTAAGATAGAGAAGAAGGCCTTCGAGGCCGAACTTAAGGCTTTGCTCAACATCATAAAGGCTGAGAGGCCAGAACTGAGGGTCTTCCTGAAGTATGGTAGAAGTCCTCTGGAGTAGCGAAAGGTTTAAAGAATGGACATTTAATCCACTCGCATGAGGGACTCGAAAGTTGTTTTTACTGGCCTTGCGGTTTTGTCGCTCCTTTCTCTATTCCTGAGTCTCTACATAGGGCCCGTTAGAATAAGTCCCCTGGAGGTCTCCAAATGCCTGCTCTATGGCCTGAAGTCTTCCCTGGGTCTGGGAGGAGAATTGAAACCCAAGTATTTCTTCATAGTATGGGAGCTGAGGCTTCCGCGAACTCTTCTGGCATATCTCGTTGGCATGTCACTGGCATCTGCCGGCGTGGCTTCCCAGGCCCTTTTTAAAAACCCCATGGCTGACCCGTATATAATCGGTATTAGCGGTGGTGCTTCGATTGGGGCAGTCCTGGGCTTTATATACGCCCCTTCCCATATCTCGGAGTTAGCATTTCTCTTCGCTCTGGGATCCGTGTATCTGGTCTACCGCGTTTCTAGGGTGGACGGAAGGGTTCCAGTTGATACGCTCCTCCTGGCAGGGATAGCCTTTGGCTTCATGGCGGGAGCAATAACCTCTTATTTAGTGCTCACCCTTGGCTCAACCGCTCACCTGACTTACATGTGGCTGATGGGGAGCTTCAACGGTTCCGATTGGAGTAAAGTACAGGAAATGGCTGTGGTTACCGCTTTCGGCCTCGGTTTTCTCTTGTGGAAGTGGAGAGAACTCAATCTTCTTCTTTTAGGCGAAGAGGGGATTGCCCTTGGCCTTGAGGTTGATAAATTCAGGAAGCTTTTGATAATCGTTATCTCCCTCATGACGGCCGTGGCAGTTGCAACGGCAGGTATAATTGGGTTCGTTGGTTTGATAGGCCCCCATATAGCCAGACTCCTCGTGGGACCCAATCACAAACGATTAACCCTCAATGCCGCCGTTTTTGGTGGTTTTCTCATGGTCTCCTCTGATATAATCGCACGGACCGTTGTTAAACCCGATGAAATTCCCGTGGGAATAGTGACCTCAATCATCGGGGGAGGGTTCTTCCTGTACCTGCTCATAAAGCACAAGAGGGGTGAGCTGAGGGCATGATGAGGGTGGAAGTATCTTTTTCTTACGGCGAGAGAAAAGCCCTTGATGGTGTCGATTTCAGTGCCGATAAAGGAAGGCTTCTAGCGGTTATAGGCCCCAACGGTTCTGGCAAGAGCACCTTACTCAAGTGTATAGCCGGGATCCTGAAGCCAGAGGGAAGGATTGAACTGGACGGCGAGGACATAACTGCACTTTCCCCCCGGGAGAGGGCGAAGCTCGTTTCGTACGTTCCACAATCGTCCTTTCCAGAGTTCGACTTCACCGTTGAAGAGTTCGTGGAGATGGGAACTTACTTCACCGGTGGCAGTGTAGAGAGGGCCCTGAAGGAAGTTGGCATGTGGGAAAAGAAATCGGAATCAGTCCTCAAGCTTTCTGGCGGGGAGTATCAGCTGGTTCTCATAGCCAGAGCCCTTGCACAGGGTGGAAGGGTTCTTCTCCTCGACGAGCCGACCAGCCACCTCGATGTGAACCACGCCCTTGAAGTTATGGGTCTCATCAAGTCCCTCAGCAGGGAAAGAATCGTTGTTGCGGTTCTCCACGACCTGAACTTAACCCTTAGGTACGCTGACGATGTACTCGTACTTAAGAACGGGAAGGTAATCTGGTTTGGGCCAACTGAGGAGTTAACCCCGGATGTTCTTCAGAGAGTTTACGGGATCAAGTTTGAGTTCGTTAGGGGTAATTCCGGAACCGCTGTTGTGCCTTCCCTCTAAACACACCAAACCTTTAAATTCTCCAATCTCTATCGCTTACGGAGGTGAGTGGTTATGGTGGGAGAGAAAAAAACCGGCACCACTACAGTAGGGATAAAGGTTAAAGACGGTGTTGTCCTCGCCGCTGACACTCAGGCTTCCCTTGACCACATGGTAGAAACGCTCAACATAAGGAAGATCCTCCCGATAACCGATAGGATAGCCATAACAACGGCAGGGAGCGTTGGCGACGTTCAGGCCCTGGCCAGAATGCTCGAGGCAGAGGCGCGCTATTACCAGTTCACATGGGGAAGACCGATGACGACGAGGGCAATGGCCAACCTGCTCAGCAACATACTCAACGAGAACAAGTGGTTTCCATACATGGTTCAGATCCTCATCGGAGGCTACGTCGATGAGCCTGAGCTCGCCAGCTTGGACGCCCTCGGCGGCTTAGTCTTCGAGAAGTACATCGCAACCGGTTCTGGAAGTCCGTTTGCGATAGCCATACTAGAGGACGGCTACAGAGAGGATATGAGCGTTGAAGAGGCGAAGGAGCTTGCAGTAAGGGCCGTGAGAACCGCCGGAAAGAGGGATGTCTACACTGGAGACAGGAAGGTTCAGGTCGTCGTCATAACCAAGGACGGAATGAAAGAGGAGTTCGTCGAGTTCAAGGAGTGATGGTGATGAAGGGGCTCATAGTTAGGCGCCCCTTTGCAGACTGGCTCGTTGAGGGCAGAAAAAGGTGGGAAATACGGAAGTCCAGAACAAGGGTTCGTGGAGAAATCCTGATCCTCAGTGAAGGCTACGCCCTGGGTAAAGCTGAACTGGTTGACGTTGTTGGCCCCTTCACCCCGAAAGAACTGGCCAGGCATAGGGAAAAACACCTCGTTGATTACAACTTCCTCCGGGAGTACTCCAATGGAAAGCCGCTCTACGCCTGGGTGTTTGACAACCCTGAGAAGTTTGAGGAGCCCATAAAGGTCAACATCAAAAAAGGTGCCCAGGTCTGGGCAAACGTTGAGCTGGTGGGCGGGCTATGAGATACCGCTATCTTTTTCCACCCATAGCAATTCCCTTTGTGTTCTTATTTCTCCTTCTTCTCCTGCTTTTCTTTACGATCCTTTCGGGGATTGTGACGGCGGCCTTTCAAAAACTCGGGCTCCCCTTACCTGTTGCTTACTCACTCTTCCTCTTTTCCCTGGTCGGGAGCTTCATAAACATCCCGATAGCAGAGGAGAGATCGTACGTACCGGTTATGAGAGTGAGGGAAGTTAGGTTCTTTGGGATTACCTATCCCGTCCCCTACTTTGATTGGGCTGAGCAGAAGGTCGTTATAGCAATCAACGTTGGAGGTGCTTTGGTCCCGTTGAGTCTCGTTACCTATGAGGTTGTGAGATTATACCAACTGGGCGCCTACTCTGCCTTATTTAGAATGGCCGTTGCAGTAATCATAGCGGCCTTGGCCAGCAACATGGTGGCCAGGCCCGTCCCCGGGGTGGGGATAGCCCTGCCGACTATCATACCCCCACTCATAGCGGTTTCTCTTGCTGTTCTTATCGGGGGACAGTACAGGCCTCTGATAGCCTACGCAAGTGGAACAATGGGAGTTCTCATCGGCGCTGACCTGATGAACTGGAAAAAGATAAAGAATCTGGGGGCGCCAATGGTGAGCATAGGCGGCGCGGGAACCTTTGACGGTATATTTCTTGCAGGAATATTGGCGGTGCTCTTGGTTTGACATGTATTTGAATGGGTCATCTTTAAAAAGGTCGAAGTTTTACAGGTTTGCGGCAAAGGTGGTGAACATGATAATAGTGGGATCGGGTGCCGTTCATCTTAAGGATGAGCTACTCAACTTTGGAGCAGAGGTAGGGGAGATAGAGATAAGCCGTTTCCCCGATGGGGAGAAGTACGTCAGGGTACCTCTCTGTGGAACAGAGGCGACGGTTGTTCAGTCTACCTACAAGCCTCAGGATGAAAACCTGATTGAGGCCCTTCTGATAGGAGATGCCCTCCGGGAGAGGGGCTTTGAGAAGCTGAAGTTGGTTGTTCCATACTTGGCCTATTCCCGCCAGGACAGGGTAACGAAGGAAGGCGAACCCATAAGCGTGAGGGCCGTAATGAGAACGCTTGGTCTTTACTACGATGAGCTCTACGTCGTGGACATTCACAATCCCAAAACACTTGACTTCTTCCCAGGTAAAGCCTTCAACGTCTCCCCGGCCAGGTCAATAGCGGACTACTTTGGAGACAAGCTGGGAGAGGGCATAGTTCTTTCCCCTGACAAGGGTGCTCTATCCAGGGCCAGGAAAGTTGCAGAGGAACTTGGGGTTGAATACAGCCACTTTGAAAAGCGCAGAATTTCGCCAACACAAGTGGAGATGAGACCGGTTGAAATAGACGTCAGTGGGAAGAACGTTCTGATAGTGGACGACATAATAAGCACAGGTGGGACGATGATAAGGGCTGCTGAAATCCTTAGAAAGTTGGGGGCAAGGAAAATCTTCGTTGGCGTTACCCACGGGGTTTTTGCCGAAGGTGCTGTGGAGAAGGTGAGTAACGCTGTGGACGAGCTGGCTGTGACCAACACCATACCCACTCCTGTCTCGAAAATCAGCGTTGTCCCAGAGATAATCAGGGTTCTCTAGCTTTTCGCTTTAACATTTTAATGTTAAATTTTTTTTGTAGCTTTTTTTAGTTTTTGAGTGGTTTATTTTCAAAAAACGGGCCCTTTCAGTCATTTTGCAAAAATTTTGTATCACAAGGGTCTGCCACTATTGGGTGGAGCGCCCGAACAGGGCGCGAGAAACCCGGGCGCCAAGACGGCGGCGTCGGGGGGAACGGGTGCAAAGCACCCAATATGAACCCCGCCCTCCAGCCCGGGTCACAAAAAGGTGCGCTCCCGAGGAAACGCCGAAAGGCGGACCCCTCGGGGGTAAGGCAGGCCCGACATCCCGACCAAACCCCGGACGGGAATTTTGGTACTTCCCGCTAAGGGAAGTCCCACCGGCCGTACTCCTTGCTCAATTCCGGTTGATCCTGCCGGAGGCCACTGCTATGGGGGTCCGACTAAGCCATGCGAGTCATGGGGCGCGCTCTGCGCGCACCGGCGGACGGCTCAGTAACACGTCGGTAACCTACCCTCGGGAGGGGGATAACCCCGGGAAACTGGGGCTAATCCCCCATAGGCCTGAGGTACTGGAAGGTCCTCAGGCCGAAAGGGGCTTTTGCCCGCCCGAGGATGGGCCGGCGGCCGATTAGGTAGTTGGTGGGGTAACGGCCCACCAAGCCGAAGATCGGTACGGGCCATGAGAGTGGGAGCCCGGAGATGGACACTGAGACACGGGTCCAGGCCCTACGGGGCGCAGCAGGCGCGAAACCTCCGCAATGCGGGAAACCGCGACGGGGGGACCCCCAGTGCCGTGGCATCGCCACGGCTTTTCCGGAGTGTAAAAAGCTCCGGGAATAAGGGCTGGGCAAGGCCGGTGGCAGCCGCCGCGGTAATACCGGCGGCCCGAGTGGTGGCCGCTATTATTGGGCCTAAAGCGTCCGTAGCCGGGCCCGTAAGTCCCTGGCGAAATCTCACGGCTCAACCGTGGGGCTTGCTGGGGATACTGCGGGCCTTGGGACCGGGAGAGGCCGGGGGTACCCCTGGGGTAGGGGTGAAATCCTATAATCCCAGGGGGACCGCCAGTGGCGAAGGCGCCCGGCTGGAACGGGTCCGACGGTGAGGGACGAAGGCCAGGGGAGCAAACCGGATTAGATACCCGGGTAGTCCTGGCTGTAAAGGATGCGGGCTAGGTGTCGGGCGAGCTTCGAGCTCGCCCGGTGCCGGAGGGAAGCCGTTAAGCCCGCCGCCTGGGGAGTACGGCCGCAAGGCTGAAACTTAAAGGAATTGGCGGGGGAGCACTACAAGGGGTGGAGCGTGCGGTTTAATTGGATTCAACGCCGGGAACCTCACCGGGGGCGACGGCAGGATGAAGGCCAGGCTGAAGGTCTTGCCGGACACGCCGAGAGGAGGTGCATGGCCGCCGTCAGCTCGTACCGTGAGGCGTCCACTTAAGTGTGGTAACGAGCGAGACCCGCGCCCCCAGTTGCCAGTCCTCCCCGCTGGGGAGGAGGCACTCTGGGGGGACCGCCGGCGATAAGCCGGAGGAAGGAGCGGGCGACGGTAGGTCAGTATGCCCCGAAACCCCCGGGCTACACGCGCGCTAC contains:
- the nurA gene encoding DNA double-strand break repair nuclease NurA yields the protein MYRLIDRGSVNRIKALLERGYREAEGKLAEIQWMPLPKERRKTRVYAIDGSQGKQRLSGTIFYAVSSYAFGNGPAYRLVYTNAMLYNQGISDQIIRLQMETLENKLGYLAAKLGEVDYVMMDGTLTGSLTRPPVYPESVKGLTTIENALGKEKLKELIKKFVRLLDEHYKELGDQLQDKGKVNGGVILADEKLTDFEEFYSAMEGYKVRDFAGTTPRSVRISGKTLDQYLKGEKTAEEIFQELLNEYGEERELSLDDARNAVHVVLSYLEYLYSLEKLLRVSLVYVAKSFYNRKLTGKLGIDIVDVPYLDAYLRKRFGEEIPGYYVITQGGNAISHRMPKPLRDTFPLVEHYIEHGVPMAYIRTMKGGVIYLLQSNREINDELLSEILWHESNGYFRPLQRAHEGVKIEKKAFEAELKALLNIIKAERPELRVFLKYGRSPLE
- a CDS encoding FecCD family ABC transporter permease, yielding MRDSKVVFTGLAVLSLLSLFLSLYIGPVRISPLEVSKCLLYGLKSSLGLGGELKPKYFFIVWELRLPRTLLAYLVGMSLASAGVASQALFKNPMADPYIIGISGGASIGAVLGFIYAPSHISELAFLFALGSVYLVYRVSRVDGRVPVDTLLLAGIAFGFMAGAITSYLVLTLGSTAHLTYMWLMGSFNGSDWSKVQEMAVVTAFGLGFLLWKWRELNLLLLGEEGIALGLEVDKFRKLLIIVISLMTAVAVATAGIIGFVGLIGPHIARLLVGPNHKRLTLNAAVFGGFLMVSSDIIARTVVKPDEIPVGIVTSIIGGGFFLYLLIKHKRGELRA
- a CDS encoding ABC transporter ATP-binding protein, whose amino-acid sequence is MMRVEVSFSYGERKALDGVDFSADKGRLLAVIGPNGSGKSTLLKCIAGILKPEGRIELDGEDITALSPRERAKLVSYVPQSSFPEFDFTVEEFVEMGTYFTGGSVERALKEVGMWEKKSESVLKLSGGEYQLVLIARALAQGGRVLLLDEPTSHLDVNHALEVMGLIKSLSRERIVVAVLHDLNLTLRYADDVLVLKNGKVIWFGPTEELTPDVLQRVYGIKFEFVRGNSGTAVVPSL
- the psmB gene encoding archaeal proteasome endopeptidase complex subunit beta — protein: MVGEKKTGTTTVGIKVKDGVVLAADTQASLDHMVETLNIRKILPITDRIAITTAGSVGDVQALARMLEAEARYYQFTWGRPMTTRAMANLLSNILNENKWFPYMVQILIGGYVDEPELASLDALGGLVFEKYIATGSGSPFAIAILEDGYREDMSVEEAKELAVRAVRTAGKRDVYTGDRKVQVVVITKDGMKEEFVEFKE
- a CDS encoding ASCH domain-containing protein is translated as MKGLIVRRPFADWLVEGRKRWEIRKSRTRVRGEILILSEGYALGKAELVDVVGPFTPKELARHREKHLVDYNFLREYSNGKPLYAWVFDNPEKFEEPIKVNIKKGAQVWANVELVGGL
- a CDS encoding DUF1614 domain-containing protein, with the protein product MRYRYLFPPIAIPFVFLFLLLLLLFFTILSGIVTAAFQKLGLPLPVAYSLFLFSLVGSFINIPIAEERSYVPVMRVREVRFFGITYPVPYFDWAEQKVVIAINVGGALVPLSLVTYEVVRLYQLGAYSALFRMAVAVIIAALASNMVARPVPGVGIALPTIIPPLIAVSLAVLIGGQYRPLIAYASGTMGVLIGADLMNWKKIKNLGAPMVSIGGAGTFDGIFLAGILAVLLV
- a CDS encoding ribose-phosphate diphosphokinase, which codes for MIIVGSGAVHLKDELLNFGAEVGEIEISRFPDGEKYVRVPLCGTEATVVQSTYKPQDENLIEALLIGDALRERGFEKLKLVVPYLAYSRQDRVTKEGEPISVRAVMRTLGLYYDELYVVDIHNPKTLDFFPGKAFNVSPARSIADYFGDKLGEGIVLSPDKGALSRARKVAEELGVEYSHFEKRRISPTQVEMRPVEIDVSGKNVLIVDDIISTGGTMIRAAEILRKLGARKIFVGVTHGVFAEGAVEKVSNAVDELAVTNTIPTPVSKISVVPEIIRVL